Part of the Shewanella eurypsychrophilus genome is shown below.
AAATAGTATTCCCCTGATCGACGCCACCTTGGGTTCCGCCATCTCCAAGGAAGTGTTTCACCGTGGCGATAACGCGGTTATCACCGAGAAAATCTCTCCCTACCGCTCCCTGAAGCCCTTGAACGATTGCCCCTGCATAGGATTTTACGATCTCGGGATCTTCAGAATAACCTTCATAGGTTCTGCCCCACCTATCGTCTCTGACCACTGCGACGGTTGGTGCAAACACCCAGTCGATACCTGTAACCATCACTTCAGTAGCCGTAATAGCCGCAACTTGCTCGATAAGCGCAGGATTATGCGCTGCGCCAAGGCCTATATTGTGAGGAAACAGGGTCGCTCCAATAACATTATTATGACCATGAACTGCATCGGTACCCCACATGGTAGGAATATTAGAGCCATCAAGGGAATCATCGACAGAGGCTTGATACATAGCCTCGGCGAGCCTTATCCAATCTTCGGGCGTCGCATGTTTATTATTATCAGGAAAAGCGCCGCCACCATTAAGATAGGAGCCAAAGCCATATTGACGCATTTCTTCGACACTGATATCACGGATCTCAGGTTGGATCATCTGCGCCACTTTCTGCTCTAATGTCATAGTCTTAAGGAGCTGAGTTATTCGTTGCTCATCAGCAATATCAGGTGCCAAACCCATTGATAGCTCAGGCCAAATCTCAATATTTTGATCACCTGTATCTTGCCCAAGCAGTGCCACAGAAGTTGCTTGAGTCGCCAGTTTTCCATCTATGTCCTCCTCAGTTCTGTGACTACAACTATTCAAGGTAAGCAGCGCAGAACCAAGTAAACTTAATGGGATAATAGCTTTACTAAATCGAATCATTTTAGTGTTCCCTGCGTCGCACCCGATGATATTCGACTACGTGCTTGACTGCCTACCAAGCCATAAAATGCGATATAAACAAAGCAGAGCATAGGCAGTAAGAATGACAATTGGATCCCTGCTATATCGGCAATAACGCCTTGAGCTACGGGAAGTAAAGCACCACCAACAATAGCTAAACATAAGATCCCAGAACCCTGACTGGTATGCTGCTTTAACCCTCTTAAAGCAAGCGTAAATATGGTGGGAAACATGATGGAATTACACAGACCAACAAGAATGATTGCCCAGAGCGCCAACATACCCGAAGAGAATGTGGCGATCAGCACCAAAATAACAGCTAAGAGACTATTAACCCCTAACACCTTACCTGCCGATACTTTCTGCATCACAACCGCGCCGACAAAACGGCCTATCATGGCGCCGCCCCAATAATAGGTCACATATTTAGCGGCTTTCATCTCCTCTAAACCGGCTATGCTATCCATAGCAGCAAAGTTAATCAGTAAACTACCAATGCCAACCTCGGCGCCCACATAAACGAAAATTGCCAGCGCACCTAATACCAAGTGTCGATACTGCCAGGCACTGCCTTCTTGACGACACTTCACTTCTTGAGAAGAAGCCTGCGATGCACTATCACCACTACTCTCCTCTGCTTTGATTTCTACTTTAGGTAACTTAAGAAAAGCAAAAACAAGTGCCATGATAAATAACGCTGATGCCAATATAAGATAAGGCGTTTGCACCGCCGTTGCCTGATTTTGAGTATTAGTATCAACAGCGTCAGTAACAGATGATAATATGAGCCAGCCACCGAATATGGGTGCCAACGTCGCACCTAATGAGTTGAATGCTTGTGTCATTGTCAGCCTGGATGATGCTGTTTTTGCCTCTCCAAGCACACTGACAAAAGGATTAGCTGAAACTTGTAGTAAGGTGATCCCGGCGGCCAATACAAACAATGCCCCTAAGAAGGCGAAATACGATCCCGTTGTCGCCACAGGGTAAAAAGACAAGGCACCCACCCCTGCAATCAATAATCCGACAACAATCCCTTTTTGATAGCCTATCTTGCTGACGAGTGCCCCCGCAGGTATAGAGACAATAAAGTAAGCCCCGAAAAAGCAAAACTGGATCAGCATAGCTTGGGTATAACTAAGGTCGAACATCCCCTTAAGATAAGGAATAAGAATGTCATTAAGACTGGTCAACAAGCCCCAGATAAAGAATAGCGAAGTTAAACAAGTCAGTGGAAATCGATAATTTTGCGCCTTGCCGTAATGGCCTTGACTGGCAAGATGGTGTTCTTGATCTGGTGTAGTAGGTATCGCAGCCATAATTCTCCCCTATTTAGCTAGGTATATTTATTAGTATTTATGAGTCGCTGAGTGTTCTCCTCAGCTTAGCTTCACTCACATCTCATCAGTAAACTTTGTTACAACTGATAAACCTGTTAAACAAATCTGTTGATTTTTAACATTCAAAGCTCTATCTTTAATGTAAGCGCTTTCATTTATAACACACTCGTAACGAATAGCAATTTCTTTCAAGCTATATGTAAGCGCTTCCAATGCTGAGTATGCAGCTTTGCATTACACGCCGCAGTGATTAACAACTGCATTACTGATAAATTTAACCAATGTTGATGACTGCAATGAAAATACAATTACCAAAAGACTCTCAGATGTTATCGCCCAAGTTTACTTATGGGGTGGCGACGGCGTCCTTCCAGATTGAAGGAAGTGCGACTAATCGCCTTCCAAATATATGGGATACCTTTTGCCAAAAGCCGGGTGCCATCGTCGATCAATCTGATGGGTTAACCGCTTGTGACCATGTCAATCTTTGGGAAAAAGATTTACAACTGATCTCCAGTCTCAATGTTGACGCCTATCGCTTGTCTATCTCCTGGGGACGAGTCATAAACCAAGATGGCAGCCTAAATAACGAGGGGGTCGACTTTTACATTAAACTGCTCGACAGACTAAAACTGTTCAATATCAAAGCCTTTGTGACACTATATCACTGGGATCTACCCCAACATATTGAAGATAATGGCGGCTGGTTAAATCGTGAAACGGCTTACCTGTTTAGTGACTATGCCGATAAAATCTCTAGCGCTTTTGGCAATAGGGTCGCTTCCTACGCGACCCTAAATGAGCCATTCTGCAGCGCCTACCTAGGTTACGAAGTGGGGGTTCATGCCCCAGGTATTGCCAAGGCTAAAGCAGGCAGAGCTGCTGCTCATCATTTACTCTTGGCTCATGGTCTGGCGATGCGAGTATTACAAAAAAATTGCCCCGATGCTCAAAATGGAATTGTACTCAATTTTACCCCTTGTTATTCAAGCTCTGAGGATGCGGCCGACATTGCTGCTACCAAGTATGCAGATGATTATATGAATCAATGGTATATCAAACCTATTATGGATGGCGCTTACCCGGACTTACTTGAAGCGCTACCCACAGATGTTAGGCCGGATATTCACGATGGCGATCTTGACATCATCTCTCATCCGTTAGATTTCCTTGGTGTGAACTATTACACCCGTCTTATCTATAAGGCTAATGAGCAGAACATCTTTGAAGAAGTGCCTAACGACGACGCTACTCACACAGATATGGGCTGGGAAGTCTATCCCAAAGGACTAACCGAACTGCTGATATCTCTCAACACTCTGTATAAATTACCACCTGTTTATATCACAGAGAATGGAGCAGCCATTGCTGATAAACTCAAAGACGGAGAAGTCAAAGATCTTGATAGAGTTAACTACTACCAAGATCATCTCAGAGCCGTTAATGTTGCCATCGAACAAGGTGTCGATATACGTGGATATTTTGCCTGGAGTTTGATGGATAATTTTGAATGGGCAGAAGGTTATCTGAAACGTTTCGGTATCGTCTATGTTGATTATGAAACCCAAGAGAGAACAATAAAGTCCAGTGGTTTAGCCTACAAAGAACTAATAAGTAACAGATAAAACTATAATAACAAAGCTGTAACTAACGTTAATTCAATAACTTGGAAGACTAATGAGTACTTTACCCACATATGAGAAAGTAGGTTATGCCATGGGAGATGCTGCCGCCAACTTAGTTTGGCGAGGCGCATTAGCTTATCTGGCTGTGTTCTATACTGATACCTTTGGTTTAACTGCTGCCGCAGCGGCTATGCTCTTTTTAGTCGTTCGTTTATCCGATGGCGTTACCGACATCATCATGGGGATGATAGCTGACCGAACATCGACTCGCTGGGGTAAATTTCGCCCCTGGATTTTAATATCGACCCCCTTTCTAGCCCTATTTATGGTCTTATGCTTCACAACGCCAGATCTCAGCGATCAAAATAAACTGATATATGCTTACGTCACTTACATAGGCTTAACGCTGGCTTATACCTTAAATAATGTCCCCTACTCCGCGTTAATGGGCGTTATGACAGCGAGTGACACCGAGCGCACCAGCCTTTCAGGGTTCAGGTTTGCAGGTGCCTTCGGCGGCGGTCTGTTAGTCATGGGATTTTTACCCGATTTAGTCGCCTATTTCGGTGCCGGTGATGACTCAAAAGGTTATCAATACTCCATGTACCTGTTCGCAGCTATATTGATGGCATTAATGGTCATCACCTTCGTTACAACCAAAGAACGTGTCACTCCCACAATCGATCAATCCAGCAAGCTATCCACTGAACTTAAGGATCTATTTAAAAACTTACCCTTCATTATTTTGCCACTGCTAGCAACAACACTGTTTTTCTACTATCGCAACTTATATAGCGCAGCGTTCTTCTTTCTAGTCATGGCACTGATGTGGTTTGTGATTAAGAGACTTATCAACCAAGACACAACAAGCATATCCAGAACCCAAAGGGATATGGTTGACCTGCTCACCAACAAACCTTGGCTGATACTACTTGGAATGGGGTTCCTCACTATGATGTTTAATGGCATCAAGTATGGGGTCATCGCCTACTACTTTAAATATCAAGTCGGTGATGAACTGATGGCGGGTCAATATTTCGTTGCACTGCTTTTAGTATCAATTCTTGGGGCACTGTCTACCAGCTATCTGTCCAAAATATGGGGGAAACGTAACTTATTTATCATATCACTCCTGCTTAGTGGCCTACTAACCGCCGGCTTCTACTGGGTGCCTGATGGCAATATTGTCGCCATTTTCTCACTAGGCTGCGCAGCTGAATTTTTTGCCGCCATGATGCCAACGCTATTTTTTTCGATGCTGGGTGACTCGGCTGATTACTCTGAATGGAAAAACGGCCGCCGTGCAACCGGGCTTATCTATTCGGCCGGCACCTTTGTGCAAAAAACAGGTGGAGGATTTGCTGGTGCCCTCGTACTCGTGGTACTCGCTGGCTATGGCTACGATGGCATGGACAGTTCAACCATTGCAGCTTCATTGCCAGGCATGAAACTACTCCTGAGCTGGATCCCAGCAGGCTTTGCTTTTGCGGGTGTCATCTTGATGCTGTTTTATCCACTAGGCTGCAGACAGAACCAAGAGATTGGCGAAGAGCTGGCTAAACGTAGAAATACGTTGGCGCCAGCTTAGTCCTAAATCAGCAAGGATAATGACTCAATATGGTATCTTACTCTCCTTCACACTGTATCCAGCAATAGGTTCACTGATTGTTGCAGCGATAATGCACTGGTATCAACTTGATGACCGGACAGTAGAAAAAATACGTAGGCAACTGAATGTTCAGCAACATGAGTCATCTTCCCATGACCGCGAGTGTTCACAATAAAACGTTAAACACAAACAATAATAGCTAAAAGCTTTGGTAAATTTGTAGCGTAAAGAATAAGATAGCGTCATCGTTTTATTTTCGTAACACCAATCGATTTAAGCACAATAAGGAAGAATATGGCAACCATTTATGATGTCTCAGTGCTAGCTGGAGTGTCGTTAGCGACAGTATCCAGAGTGATGAATAAAAATACTAAGGTCAGTGAGAAAACCGAGAAAAAAGTGCTCGATGCCATGAAGCAACTTGGTTATCGGCCTAACTCAATTGCACAATCACTGGCTTCGAGTCGCTCAAACAGTGTAGGTATATTAGTTTCTGAGCTCCACGGCCCCTTCTATGGCGCTATGATGAGTGGCATTGAAGCTGAGCTGAGAACAGCGAAAAAACATGTCATCATTGCCGCTGGTCATAGCGACGAACAAAGCGAAAAAGAAGGTATCGAATTTCTGATCGACCGCCGCTGTGATGCGCTTATTCTTCATGTTGAGGCGGTTTCTGATGAGTATCTGATCGAGTTAAGTAAAGGCTCAACCCCTATCGTGCTTATCAATCGATATATTCCAGCGCTCAAAGATAACTGCATATTTCTAGATAACCAATTAGGGGGATATTTAGCGACAAAAGCCATTATCAACTCGGGGCATAAGTCTTTAGCCTATATTTCCGGGCCTATGTGGAAAGTAGATACTCAGGCTCGCTTAAAGGGTCACAAGCAAGCGCTGGCTGAATCTGGAATTGAGTTTAATCCATTACTGATGTTTGAAGGGGATTACCTGGAAAAGGGAGGGAGCCAAGGTTTTAGGACTCTCAAAGCCGGAAACGTTGAATTTACCGCCCTGGTATGTGCTAATGATGAAACGGCTGCAGGTGCCATGGATGCAGCAAGGCAGATGCAATTGAATATACCGGCCGATATTTCCATAATAGGTTTTGATAATATCATTCTAGCCAACTACATCCACCCAAAGTTATCGACTATCGATTACCCGATAGGTGAAATGGGTCATATGGCCGCACGTTGGATCTTAAAAAACACCTATAAAGATAGGTCTCTTGATATCAAAAACATGTTTGATCCCGCTTTGATTCTTCGAAATTCCATTAAGAACGTATAATCTAGACAACAATATGAACGAAGATCATAAAATCGGTCTTCTGCCAGCCCCACTCTGCTTTGTCGGTGCATTATCTCACCGACTTTGCTAGATAAATTCCCAACCTAAATTTCAGATCCCCCTCAACAAGACAAGCTTCAACAGATTTATTCTCATTCTCTTAATTGATAAACAGACTTATCGACTGGTATGACTAAATCAGTCAATTAAACTAACCAACCAATACCAACTCCATATTCACTCGATACCCAGTCAATAACTATCAACAAAAACGCTACAAACCAGCCTAAAAATAGATTTAACGACTAATGTGACGAAAATTAAAACCAAGTCAAATCCACATAAAATCAACGCGATACAAATGACCACTTTCATTGAAAAATAAGATTTGTTAAAATAAAGTAACTTTTATGTTGACTGCGATTATTATTTAACCTAGTTTTGTGTAAGCGCTTACAAATTTGAACATCTAGAGTCTCCTTTATTTTTTTAAGCTGTTTTGAAAGCGCTTACATTTTGGTTCGGCATATTAGAATTGATAAATAAAATTATGATTGAATGTTTCCGGGGGGAGATGGAAATGCAACAACAAAAATTTAAGAGAACAGCATTAGCGACAAGCCTTTCACTAGCACTAAGTGCTACAGCCTTTGCGCCAGTGTATGCAGCTGAAGAAGATCAAGATATCGAAGTGATTGCCGTAAAAGGCATCCGCGGCAGCTTGATTAAATCTACCGACCTAAAAAGAAGCGCTAGCGGTGTTGTTGATGCTATCACTGCAGAAGATATCGGTAAGTTTCCAGATTCTAACTTAGCAGAGTCTCTTCAACGTATTACTGGTGTCGCCATCGACCGCAGTAACGGTGAAGGTAGCCAAGTTACTATTCGTGGTTTTGGTCCTCAATACAACATGGTCACATTAAATGGTCGTGCTATGCCTGCAGCGGGTGATGGCAGTAGCCGTGCATTTGATTTCGCTAACCTGGCTTCAGAGAGTGTAAGTGCTGTCGAAGTCTATAAGACAGGCAAAGCCAATATCGCATCTGGCGGTATAGGCGGTACTATCAATATTGTCACAAATAAGCCTCTCAATAATCCAGGGTTAAAAGTAAGCATTGGTGCCAAGGCACTGCATGATACAACTAACCGTGTCGGTGATGATGTGACACCTGAGCTTTCAGGCCTTATCAGCTGGACCGATGATAATGAGATGTTTGGTGCCTCACTAACCGCGAGTCATCAAGTACGTCACAGCGCTGCAGTCGGCGCCTTTGTCACTGACTGGCGCACTTCGGCTTGGGATGGCACTGTGCCAAATACCCCCACCACAGATCAAGATGGCGATAAGATTGTACTCAACAATCCACCCGCCATGGGCCAGCTTCATGCGCTTCCCT
Proteins encoded:
- a CDS encoding sugar MFS transporter — encoded protein: MAAIPTTPDQEHHLASQGHYGKAQNYRFPLTCLTSLFFIWGLLTSLNDILIPYLKGMFDLSYTQAMLIQFCFFGAYFIVSIPAGALVSKIGYQKGIVVGLLIAGVGALSFYPVATTGSYFAFLGALFVLAAGITLLQVSANPFVSVLGEAKTASSRLTMTQAFNSLGATLAPIFGGWLILSSVTDAVDTNTQNQATAVQTPYLILASALFIMALVFAFLKLPKVEIKAEESSGDSASQASSQEVKCRQEGSAWQYRHLVLGALAIFVYVGAEVGIGSLLINFAAMDSIAGLEEMKAAKYVTYYWGGAMIGRFVGAVVMQKVSAGKVLGVNSLLAVILVLIATFSSGMLALWAIILVGLCNSIMFPTIFTLALRGLKQHTSQGSGILCLAIVGGALLPVAQGVIADIAGIQLSFLLPMLCFVYIAFYGLVGSQARSRISSGATQGTLK
- a CDS encoding GH1 family beta-glucosidase; protein product: MKIQLPKDSQMLSPKFTYGVATASFQIEGSATNRLPNIWDTFCQKPGAIVDQSDGLTACDHVNLWEKDLQLISSLNVDAYRLSISWGRVINQDGSLNNEGVDFYIKLLDRLKLFNIKAFVTLYHWDLPQHIEDNGGWLNRETAYLFSDYADKISSAFGNRVASYATLNEPFCSAYLGYEVGVHAPGIAKAKAGRAAAHHLLLAHGLAMRVLQKNCPDAQNGIVLNFTPCYSSSEDAADIAATKYADDYMNQWYIKPIMDGAYPDLLEALPTDVRPDIHDGDLDIISHPLDFLGVNYYTRLIYKANEQNIFEEVPNDDATHTDMGWEVYPKGLTELLISLNTLYKLPPVYITENGAAIADKLKDGEVKDLDRVNYYQDHLRAVNVAIEQGVDIRGYFAWSLMDNFEWAEGYLKRFGIVYVDYETQERTIKSSGLAYKELISNR
- a CDS encoding MFS transporter, producing the protein MSTLPTYEKVGYAMGDAAANLVWRGALAYLAVFYTDTFGLTAAAAAMLFLVVRLSDGVTDIIMGMIADRTSTRWGKFRPWILISTPFLALFMVLCFTTPDLSDQNKLIYAYVTYIGLTLAYTLNNVPYSALMGVMTASDTERTSLSGFRFAGAFGGGLLVMGFLPDLVAYFGAGDDSKGYQYSMYLFAAILMALMVITFVTTKERVTPTIDQSSKLSTELKDLFKNLPFIILPLLATTLFFYYRNLYSAAFFFLVMALMWFVIKRLINQDTTSISRTQRDMVDLLTNKPWLILLGMGFLTMMFNGIKYGVIAYYFKYQVGDELMAGQYFVALLLVSILGALSTSYLSKIWGKRNLFIISLLLSGLLTAGFYWVPDGNIVAIFSLGCAAEFFAAMMPTLFFSMLGDSADYSEWKNGRRATGLIYSAGTFVQKTGGGFAGALVLVVLAGYGYDGMDSSTIAASLPGMKLLLSWIPAGFAFAGVILMLFYPLGCRQNQEIGEELAKRRNTLAPA
- a CDS encoding LacI family DNA-binding transcriptional regulator — protein: MATIYDVSVLAGVSLATVSRVMNKNTKVSEKTEKKVLDAMKQLGYRPNSIAQSLASSRSNSVGILVSELHGPFYGAMMSGIEAELRTAKKHVIIAAGHSDEQSEKEGIEFLIDRRCDALILHVEAVSDEYLIELSKGSTPIVLINRYIPALKDNCIFLDNQLGGYLATKAIINSGHKSLAYISGPMWKVDTQARLKGHKQALAESGIEFNPLLMFEGDYLEKGGSQGFRTLKAGNVEFTALVCANDETAAGAMDAARQMQLNIPADISIIGFDNIILANYIHPKLSTIDYPIGEMGHMAARWILKNTYKDRSLDIKNMFDPALILRNSIKNV